A stretch of the Cryptosporangium phraense genome encodes the following:
- a CDS encoding LacI family DNA-binding transcriptional regulator, with protein sequence MTLADVAAHAGVDRSVISRVMNDDPGLNIRPETRERVLASVKTLGYRPNAAARTLRTRLSRTFGLFIPDYANPVYAEIIKGAEAAAADRECVLVTGSGRVAGSAKPYLDLLADGRVDGLLLAGGVRASATLDALRASRMPWLLLNWSMTDATRHIILDDEGAATMAVEHLVSLGHTRIAHLAGPDGSDTASRRAGGYRAAMRLHGRAPDPALEVRADYTAEGGFQAMTELLGRTPRPTAVFVANVASAIGALRAAYRAGVRVPDELSIVAVHDLPLAEYLVPALTTVRMPLEELGRRGVERLASTDPDDAVAETVDGPMELVLRESTAPPGVL encoded by the coding sequence GTGACCCTCGCCGACGTCGCCGCGCACGCGGGCGTCGACCGCTCGGTGATCTCGCGGGTGATGAACGACGACCCGGGCCTGAACATCCGCCCGGAGACCCGCGAGCGCGTGCTGGCCTCGGTGAAGACGCTCGGCTACCGGCCGAACGCGGCCGCGCGCACGCTGCGGACCCGGTTGAGCCGGACGTTCGGCCTGTTCATCCCCGACTACGCGAACCCGGTGTACGCCGAGATCATCAAGGGTGCCGAGGCCGCTGCCGCCGATCGGGAGTGCGTGCTGGTCACCGGCTCGGGCCGGGTCGCCGGCTCGGCCAAGCCCTATCTGGACCTGCTGGCCGACGGCCGCGTCGACGGTCTGCTGCTGGCCGGCGGGGTTCGCGCGTCCGCCACCCTCGACGCCCTACGGGCGTCGCGGATGCCCTGGCTGCTGCTCAACTGGAGCATGACCGACGCGACCCGGCACATCATTCTGGACGACGAGGGCGCGGCGACGATGGCAGTCGAGCACCTCGTCAGCCTCGGTCACACGCGGATCGCGCACCTGGCCGGCCCGGACGGCTCCGACACCGCGTCCCGGCGGGCCGGCGGCTACCGGGCCGCGATGCGCCTGCACGGCCGCGCGCCCGACCCGGCGCTGGAGGTCCGGGCCGACTACACCGCCGAGGGCGGCTTCCAGGCGATGACCGAGCTGCTCGGGCGCACGCCCCGGCCCACCGCGGTGTTCGTCGCCAACGTGGCGTCGGCGATCGGTGCGTTGCGGGCCGCTTACCGCGCCGGCGTGCGCGTCCCGGACGAGCTCTCGATCGTCGCGGTGCACGACCTGCCGCTGGCCGAGTACCTGGTACCCGCGCTGACGACCGTGCGGATGCCGCTGGAGGAGCTCGGCCGCCGAGGCGTCGAGCGGCTGGCCAGTACCGACCCCGACGACGCGGTCGCCGAGACCGTCGACGGCCCGATGGAGCTGGTGCTCCGCGAGTCCACCGCACCCCCTGGAGTTCTCTGA
- a CDS encoding Gfo/Idh/MocA family protein, which produces MLDEVTAIAAATDLRVAEEHKRPIAIVGAGAIVDVAHLPAYRRAGLDVAGIFDLDQDRAHEVAARHGIPAVYQSLDELLSSPVDVVDIAVPARAQPAIVHRAVDAGKHLLCQKPFAEDLATARRMVAAAEQANRKIAVNQQMRFEEGIAAAIAMARAGWVGEVTAFEFNVTIVTDFSTWAWLAELENLEIWYHSIHYLDSVRALLGNPNRAYAIGSRTPGQKVVGETRTATTLSFPGGEHAILHVNHENRTGDARAEYRIDGSEGSIKGTIGLLYDYPHGRPDTLRVNSEKHTDGWLDYPVTRRWIPDAFAGPMGSLLRAIATDTEPETSGRDNLGTLALVEALYRSMATGEAQTPEESPR; this is translated from the coding sequence ATGCTCGACGAAGTCACCGCCATCGCGGCGGCCACGGATCTGCGCGTCGCCGAGGAGCACAAGCGGCCGATCGCGATCGTCGGAGCCGGTGCGATCGTCGACGTCGCCCACCTGCCCGCGTACCGGCGGGCCGGCCTCGACGTCGCCGGCATCTTCGACCTCGACCAGGACCGCGCCCACGAGGTCGCCGCCCGCCATGGCATCCCGGCGGTGTACCAGAGCCTCGACGAATTGCTGAGCAGCCCGGTCGACGTCGTCGACATCGCGGTGCCCGCCCGCGCCCAGCCGGCGATCGTCCACCGGGCCGTGGACGCCGGGAAGCATCTGCTGTGCCAGAAGCCCTTCGCGGAGGACCTCGCCACCGCCCGCCGAATGGTGGCCGCGGCCGAGCAGGCGAACCGGAAGATCGCGGTCAACCAGCAGATGCGCTTCGAGGAAGGCATCGCCGCGGCGATCGCGATGGCCAGGGCCGGCTGGGTCGGCGAGGTCACCGCGTTCGAGTTCAACGTCACCATCGTCACGGACTTCTCGACCTGGGCCTGGCTGGCCGAACTCGAGAACCTCGAGATCTGGTACCACTCGATCCACTACCTGGACTCGGTGCGGGCCCTGCTCGGCAATCCGAACCGCGCCTACGCGATCGGCTCTCGGACGCCGGGTCAGAAGGTCGTCGGCGAGACGCGCACGGCCACCACGCTGAGCTTTCCCGGCGGTGAACATGCGATCCTGCACGTCAACCACGAGAACCGCACCGGGGACGCGCGGGCCGAATACCGCATCGACGGGTCGGAGGGGTCGATCAAGGGCACGATCGGGCTGCTCTACGACTACCCGCACGGGCGTCCGGACACCCTGAGGGTCAACTCGGAGAAACACACCGACGGCTGGCTCGACTACCCGGTCACCCGCCGCTGGATCCCCGACGCGTTCGCCGGCCCGATGGGCTCCCTGCTCCGGGCGATCGCCACCGACACCGAGCCCGAGACGTCCGGGCGCGACAATCTGGGCACGCTCGCGCTCGTCGAGGCTCTGTATCGCTCGATGGCCACGGGCGAGGCCCAGACTCCGGAAGAATCCCCACGGTGA
- a CDS encoding amidohydrolase family protein: MPLIVDAHQHLWDIDALEYAWLTPDAGPIHRTFGFDELEPQLDECGVDRTVLVQAEPSLADTDSMLAQADAHPRIAAVVGWVPLLDPEATARALASYGKDPRYVGVRHQVHDEPDPDWILRPAVQESLGLVAADGLTWDQIATIPRHLEHVPTLAEAFPELRIVIDHLAKPPIAGNGWQPWATLLARAGEYPNVYAKLSGLDTAAAPDWTADDLRRYVDHGLAVFGPGRLMWGSDWPVSVLGGGYRRTWDAIRQLIAPEDRAAILGGTASAFYRFP; the protein is encoded by the coding sequence ATGCCCCTCATCGTCGACGCCCATCAACATCTCTGGGACATCGACGCGCTCGAGTACGCCTGGCTGACGCCGGACGCCGGCCCGATCCACCGCACGTTCGGCTTCGATGAGCTCGAGCCGCAGCTCGACGAGTGCGGCGTCGACCGCACCGTCCTGGTCCAGGCCGAGCCGAGCCTGGCCGACACCGACTCGATGCTCGCGCAGGCCGACGCGCACCCGCGGATCGCCGCGGTCGTGGGCTGGGTGCCGCTGCTGGACCCGGAAGCCACCGCCCGGGCCCTCGCGAGCTACGGCAAGGACCCCCGCTACGTCGGCGTGCGGCACCAGGTGCACGACGAGCCCGACCCGGACTGGATCCTCCGGCCGGCCGTGCAGGAGTCACTCGGCCTCGTCGCCGCGGACGGCCTCACCTGGGACCAGATCGCGACGATCCCCCGCCACCTCGAGCACGTGCCCACGCTGGCCGAGGCGTTCCCGGAGCTGCGCATCGTGATCGACCACCTGGCCAAGCCGCCGATCGCCGGGAACGGCTGGCAGCCCTGGGCCACCCTGCTCGCGCGGGCCGGCGAGTACCCGAACGTGTACGCGAAGCTCTCCGGCCTCGACACGGCCGCCGCGCCGGACTGGACCGCCGACGATCTGCGCCGTTACGTCGACCACGGGCTGGCGGTCTTCGGGCCCGGCCGGCTGATGTGGGGCAGCGACTGGCCGGTCTCGGTGCTCGGCGGCGGCTACCGACGGACGTGGGACGCGATCCGGCAGCTGATCGCCCCGGAAGACCGCGCCGCGATCCTCGGCGGCACCGCGAGCGCCTTCTACCGCTTCCCGTAA